Part of the Clostridium sporogenes genome, TTGGTCAGTCTGTAAAAGTTGTTGAAATGCAATCTGAAGCTGGAGCTTCCGGAACTGTTCATGGATCATTAGCCGCTGGTGCACTTACAACTACATACACTGCTTCTCAAGGTTTGTTGTTAATGATTCCTAACCTATATAAAATAGCTGGGGAACTATTACCTGGTGTATTTCATGTATCTGCTAGAGCCCTAGCCACTCATGCTCTATCAATTTTTGGTGATCATCAAGACGTAATGGCTACAAGACAGACTGGTGTAGCACTTTTAGCTGCTTCAAATGTTCAAGAAGTAATGGACTTAGCAAACATAGCACATCTATCCGCTATTAAATCTAGAGTTCCGTTCTTACACTTTTTTGATGGCTTTAGAACTTCTCACGAATATCAAAAAATTGAAACTATTAATTATGATGATGTAGCTAAATTAGTAGATTATACAGCTCTAAAAGAATTTAAATCTAGGGCATTAAATCCAGAACATCCAACGCTTAAAGGCACAGCCCAAAATCCAGATATTTATTTTCAAGGAAGAGAAGCCTCAAATAAGTTCTATAAAGAAGTACCTAATATTGTTGAAAACTACATGCGAGAAATAGAAAAAATTACAGGACGATCTTATCATCCTTTTGATTATTATGGAGATCCTGATGCAGAAAATATTATAGTTGCTATGGGTTCCGTATGTGATACTATAGAAGAAACAGTAGATTATTTAATAAATAAAGGACAAAAGGTAGGAGTTATAAAAATTCACTTATATCGCCCATTCTGTCCAACATATTTTATGAAATCTCTACCTAAAACTGTAAAAAAAATTGCTGTTCTTGACCGTACAAAAGAGCCTGGTTCTATAGGAGAGCCTATATATCTTGATGTATGTAAAGTATTCTATAATACAAAGGATAAACCTATTATTGTAGGTGGTAGATATGGTTTAGGATCTAAAGATACAAGACCTTCTCAAATTATTTCAGTATTTGATAATTTAAATCAAGATAACCCTAAGGATGGATTCACAATAGGAATTACTGATGATGTTACCAATACATCATTACCTGAAAAGGATGTAGTTGACACAACTCCTGAGGGTACTATAAGTTGTAAGTTCTGGGGATTAGGTTCTGATGGAACAGTAGGTGCAAATAAAACTGCTGTAAAAATTATTGGAGATAATACAGATTTATACGCTCAGGCATACTTTTCTTATGACAGTAAAAAATCTGGCGGTAGCACCATTTCCCATCTAAGATTTGGAAAGCATAAAATAAAATCACCTTATTTAATTTATAATGCAGATTATATTGCTTGCCATAACAAATCCTTTATATACAATTTTGATGTTCTAAAGGGATTAAAGAAAAATGGCACATTTGTATTAAATTGTCCTTGGGATGAAGCAGAACTAGAAGAAAAACTACCAGCTTCTATGAAAAAATATATAGCAGAAAATAATATAAATTTTTATATTATTGATGGTATATCTATTGCACAAAACATAGGTTTAGGCGGTCGAATTAATATGATAATGCAATCTGCGTTCTTTAAATTGGCTAATGTTATACCTGTAAATGAAGCTGTAGAGCTTTTAAAGAATTCAGTTGAAAAAACCTATGGTAAAAAAGGTGAAAAGATTGTAGAAATGAACAAAGCAGCTATTGATGCAGGTATTGATGCAGTACACAAGGTTAATATTCCATCTTCATGGAAAAATGCTGAAACTGAACTAGCTTCAATAAAAGAAGAACCTGACTTCATAAAAAAAATTCAAAGACCTATATCTAGACATGAAGGAGATGAACTTCCTGTTAGCGCTTTTAATGGAATGGAAGATGGCACTTTTCCATTAGGAACCACTTCTTACGAAAAACGTGGTATTGCTGTTATGATTCCAGAATGGCAAATTGATAAATGCATTCAATGTAATCAGTGCTCTTATATTTGTCCTCATTCAGTAATAAGAGCTTACTTATTAGATAAAGATGAAAAAGAAAAGGCACCTGATACATTTGAAACAAAAAAAGCTGCTGGAAAAGGATTAGAAGATTTAGAATATCGTATTCAAATAAGTTCATTAGATTGTACAGGATGTGGTAATTGTGCAGATGTTTGTCCAGCACCAGGTAAAGCCTTAATTATGAAAAACGCCGAAGAACAAATTGAAATGCAATCTGAAAACTGGGAATTTGGTCTTAATATTAATACTAAAGAAAATTTAATGGATCCAAAAACATTAAAAGGTAGTCAGTTTATACGCCCATTATTAGAGTTTCATGGAGCTTGTCCTGGATGCGGAGAAACTCCATATATTAAGCTCCTAACACAACTCTTTGGCGATAGAATGATGATTGCCAATGCTACTGGATGTTCATCTATTTGGGGAGGTAGTGCTCCATCAATTCCATATACTACAAATTCACAAGGCAAAGGACCTTCTTGGGGTAATTCTCTATTTGAAGATAATGCTGAATATGGTTATGGAATGTACCTTGCTGTAAAACAGGCTAGAGAAAGATTGGCTAATTTAATGCAAGAAGCATTAAATATGGAAATTAACCAGGATCTTAAGGATGCTTTTAAACAATGGTTGGATTCAATGGATGATGGTGAAGGCTCAAAAACTGCTACAGCAAAAATACTAGAAACTATATCAAATGAAAATTATCAAAATAATCCTATCTTAAATGAAATAATGGAGAAAAAAGATTATCTTATAAAAAAATCTCACTGGATGATAGGTGGAGATGGTTGGGCATATGATATAGGTTTTGGCGGCTTAGATCACGTGTTAGCTTCTGGAGATGATGTTAATGTATTTGTAATGGATACAGAGATCTATTCTAATACTGGTGGTCAATGCTCCAAGTCTACTCAAACTGGTGCCATAGCTAAATTTGCTGCTGCTGGTAAAAAAATCAAGAAAAAAGATCTTGGATTAATGGCAATGAGTTATGGATATGTATATGTAGCTCAAATAGCTATGGGTGCAAATATGAACCATACTATTAAAACAATTGCGGAAGCAGAGTCATATAAAGGGCCTTCATTAATAATTGCATATGCTCCTTGTATTAGTCATGGAATAAAAACAGGCATGGGAACAAGTATAGCAGAAGAGAAAAAAGCAGTACAATCAGGTTATTGGCATCTTTATAGATATAATCCAATGTTAAAAGAAGAAGGTAAGAATCCATTCATCTTAGATTCAAGAGAACCAACAAAACCTTTTAAAGAATTTATTCAAGGAGAAGTTCGATATTCTTCTCTAATGAATGTATTCCCTGATATTGCTGAAAGAATGTCGGATATGGCTGAACAACATGCTCGTGAAAGATACGACAACTATAGGCATTTAGCAGATAAATAGTATAAATCAAAAATAGAAGGGAAGTTATAATTTCCCTTCTATTTTTGATTAGTATCTACCCATTCTTTGGCATTTCTCACTTCAACTTCACTTGGGATAGATACATTACAAATAGGTTTCATACTCTCGATATTTGCCCACGCAGCAGTATCATGCTTTTCTATAGGCATTGCCATAAAACTTTCCTTATTATTGTTTTTATCCACTACTATCGCACCCTTCAATTATATCTTTAGTTTATTTTAGTATTCCCTAAATAGATTTACATTAATCTAAATCTATTATATATTTTAAAATTTAAGTCTTATAATATCATTGTAAATTCCAAGCCAAATTATATGCAAAATCTTCTAATCCACATCCAATTTTTTCAACAATTAACAATTACTTCATTTACTTCATTGCTTATTTTATAATTTGTATGCACTCATACTTCCATCCGAAATTCAACCACATGACTAAATTTCTTTCTAAGGACTGAATAAGTTCAGCGTGACTTTTCATTAACACTTATCTCCTTTTTTCTTATATAACAAATAGTTCAAGAGTTTTAAAACTTTATCTAGTCATTAAATAATGCTACAATTTTGTAAATATAATCTATTTCATTTCTAAGCTGCTTATCTTTTTTCTCCTGAATTAACTTTATTACTTCTTTAGAGTTATCTGTAATAATACTATCTACTTGCAAATCTATAAACTTTTCCATTTTTTCGGCATCATTTATTGTCCAAACATGAATCCTCTTATTATTCTTATGCACTTTCTCAATAAATTCTGGCGTTGCAACGGCTTCTTCTACACTTAAGATGTCCACATTCAATGCAGTAACATCTCCCATACCTGCAAATACAATATATCCCACTTTGATTCTAGGATTTAAATTTTTTACCTTTTGCAGAACATTATAATCTAAGGACGTAACTACACATTGATTTACAAAATTATTGTCCTCTATAAGCTTTACTACCCTTTCTTCTAGCTTTTGATCATGTCCATTCAGTTTAATTTCTATATTCAGCTTTATATTTTTATTGGCTGCTTTCATAATGCTGTCCAAGGTTGGAATTTTCTCGCCAGTAAACTTAGGTGAAAAATGACTTCCCACATCTAATTTTTCTACTTCATCAAAGGTCAATTCCCAAATATTTTTGTTTACCCCTATATTGTTCTTTAAATTGGTATCGTGGGTTAAAACCACCACTCCATCCTTTGTTTCCTGTACGTCTAGCTCACTATAATCTGCTTTGTTTGCAATAGCACCTAAAAGTGAACTCATAGTATTATCTGGTGCATTAACAGCATCTCCCCTGTGAGCGGTAACAGTAACCAAGTTGTTATTAGCATCGAATTCATAAGTAATAAAATAAATATAGGAAAGCCATGTAAATATCATTATTCCTAGCACACTAATTGCTATTAATTTTTTCTTATGTCGATTAAATAAATTTTGCCAGTTTATTTTGCTTGGTGTTACTGTAATAATCATAGGGGTTGGTTCTACACCATCTTTCATTTTGGCTTGTCTATAATACAATTGAGTAATCAACATAATAGTAAGTGGAGAAATAAATAAAGTGGCTATCATGACTAATATTCCACCCATTGTTGTAACAAAGGAAAGAATAGTTACAAATAGTTTCACATTTCCTTTTAGTGCTTCATTTAAAAGCACCATACCAATTCCCACTAAAATCACTACTACTGCTACAATAGCAAAAATACTTAAGTTCCACAAAAACATAGTAGTCCAAATTTTAAGAAAAGATCCTTTTACAAGCTGTGAACTCCTCTTTAATGCACTTAAGAAATCCTTTCCTTCCAATACTACAACGTGTAATGAAAAAATCCATCTAATTAAAAAATATAATAGTATAAAAAATACAATTGCATATAAACTTATCCATTTTGGTGTTTTGTACACTACATCCATAATAAAGGCTGGTATTTCAATCTTCGGAAGTAAACTTGAAGACAACCCCATTGAACTAGCTACAAAAGGAATAATAAAAAGAACATATATTACAATTGGAATAGAGCCTATTTTTATAATACCTCTAATACTTTTCATTGCTGTAAAAAAAGATGCTTTTGCTGAAATCTTTTTATCAAAATATGTTTCCTGTGATATTACAATAAGCCCTGCATATTCTATAAAAATAAAAAGAAAGCTAAGAATTCCCAAAATTAAAATTGTCAAAATTCCTGGAATACTTCCTACAAAACTTAATATTTGGTTATTTGCCATCATCTTCATCCCTCTTAGATGCATAAAATAATTTAGCACCATTGTAATAAATGGGAGAAATATAAAGCTTGTCAACACTTTGTATATCGATTCAAATCCAATATTTATAAAAAAACTCTTTCTAAAATAGGTGAAATTTTTTCTTATCATCTTTAATGTGGATATCGGTTTACTATGCCTTGTCTCCATTCTCGTTGTCATTGATCTGTCCCCTTTACATTTTCTTTTTCAATTTAGCTACAATAAATACCGCTAAAATTAACATACATTATTATGTTTTTCTTATATAATAACAACCATTTCATTGTTTTTAAATATGTTTTTTATAAATAATTGATATAGAAATTAAAAGTAAAGAAAAAAGTGCTCCATCCTCACAAGATTAGCACTTTTTCTTGTTAACATATTTCATTAAAAA contains:
- the nifJ gene encoding pyruvate:ferredoxin (flavodoxin) oxidoreductase, with product MSKIMKTMDGNQAAAEASYAFTEVAAIYPITPSTPMAEGVDEWSAHGKKNIFGQSVKVVEMQSEAGASGTVHGSLAAGALTTTYTASQGLLLMIPNLYKIAGELLPGVFHVSARALATHALSIFGDHQDVMATRQTGVALLAASNVQEVMDLANIAHLSAIKSRVPFLHFFDGFRTSHEYQKIETINYDDVAKLVDYTALKEFKSRALNPEHPTLKGTAQNPDIYFQGREASNKFYKEVPNIVENYMREIEKITGRSYHPFDYYGDPDAENIIVAMGSVCDTIEETVDYLINKGQKVGVIKIHLYRPFCPTYFMKSLPKTVKKIAVLDRTKEPGSIGEPIYLDVCKVFYNTKDKPIIVGGRYGLGSKDTRPSQIISVFDNLNQDNPKDGFTIGITDDVTNTSLPEKDVVDTTPEGTISCKFWGLGSDGTVGANKTAVKIIGDNTDLYAQAYFSYDSKKSGGSTISHLRFGKHKIKSPYLIYNADYIACHNKSFIYNFDVLKGLKKNGTFVLNCPWDEAELEEKLPASMKKYIAENNINFYIIDGISIAQNIGLGGRINMIMQSAFFKLANVIPVNEAVELLKNSVEKTYGKKGEKIVEMNKAAIDAGIDAVHKVNIPSSWKNAETELASIKEEPDFIKKIQRPISRHEGDELPVSAFNGMEDGTFPLGTTSYEKRGIAVMIPEWQIDKCIQCNQCSYICPHSVIRAYLLDKDEKEKAPDTFETKKAAGKGLEDLEYRIQISSLDCTGCGNCADVCPAPGKALIMKNAEEQIEMQSENWEFGLNINTKENLMDPKTLKGSQFIRPLLEFHGACPGCGETPYIKLLTQLFGDRMMIANATGCSSIWGGSAPSIPYTTNSQGKGPSWGNSLFEDNAEYGYGMYLAVKQARERLANLMQEALNMEINQDLKDAFKQWLDSMDDGEGSKTATAKILETISNENYQNNPILNEIMEKKDYLIKKSHWMIGGDGWAYDIGFGGLDHVLASGDDVNVFVMDTEIYSNTGGQCSKSTQTGAIAKFAAAGKKIKKKDLGLMAMSYGYVYVAQIAMGANMNHTIKTIAEAESYKGPSLIIAYAPCISHGIKTGMGTSIAEEKKAVQSGYWHLYRYNPMLKEEGKNPFILDSREPTKPFKEFIQGEVRYSSLMNVFPDIAERMSDMAEQHARERYDNYRHLADK
- a CDS encoding CDIF630_02480 family spore surface protein, producing the protein MDKNNNKESFMAMPIEKHDTAAWANIESMKPICNVSIPSEVEVRNAKEWVDTNQK
- a CDS encoding glycerophosphoryl diester phosphodiesterase membrane domain-containing protein, which gives rise to MTTRMETRHSKPISTLKMIRKNFTYFRKSFFINIGFESIYKVLTSFIFLPFITMVLNYFMHLRGMKMMANNQILSFVGSIPGILTILILGILSFLFIFIEYAGLIVISQETYFDKKISAKASFFTAMKSIRGIIKIGSIPIVIYVLFIIPFVASSMGLSSSLLPKIEIPAFIMDVVYKTPKWISLYAIVFFILLYFLIRWIFSLHVVVLEGKDFLSALKRSSQLVKGSFLKIWTTMFLWNLSIFAIVAVVVILVGIGMVLLNEALKGNVKLFVTILSFVTTMGGILVMIATLFISPLTIMLITQLYYRQAKMKDGVEPTPMIITVTPSKINWQNLFNRHKKKLIAISVLGIMIFTWLSYIYFITYEFDANNNLVTVTAHRGDAVNAPDNTMSSLLGAIANKADYSELDVQETKDGVVVLTHDTNLKNNIGVNKNIWELTFDEVEKLDVGSHFSPKFTGEKIPTLDSIMKAANKNIKLNIEIKLNGHDQKLEERVVKLIEDNNFVNQCVVTSLDYNVLQKVKNLNPRIKVGYIVFAGMGDVTALNVDILSVEEAVATPEFIEKVHKNNKRIHVWTINDAEKMEKFIDLQVDSIITDNSKEVIKLIQEKKDKQLRNEIDYIYKIVALFND